GGTCGTCCTCCGGCGGCCTCCCGCCGAATTCGTGCACCAGTCTGCGGATCCGCTCCGCGATCAGCTCCGCGCCGAGCCCCGCGCACCCCGTCAGCGCCTCCGCCAGCCCGTCGCCGTCGTCGAACTGGCGGGAGCCGGAGCGCCGCTCCGTCACCCCGTCGGTCACGCACAGCAGCGTGTCGCCGGGGCGCAGCTCAAAGGTTTCGCTGGTGTACGTCTCGTCCTCGACCACGCCGAGGAGGGTCTGCGGGCGGGCGGCCGTGCGGACGGAGCCGTCCGGGCCGAGCAGCAGGGGCAGCGGGTGGCCCGCGGACGCGAGCGTGCAGCGTACGCCGCCGTCGAAGGGGGCCAGCTCGCCGTACAGGAGGGAGAGGAAGCGGGTCTGCGGGCCGTCGTCGGGCCGGCCGCCCGCCGCGACCAGCACGCGTGCCGCCGCGTCCGCGGCTTCGGTGGCGTCGTCGAGGAGGAGCTGGTTGAGGCGGTCGAGGACGTCGGCGACGCGGTAGCCCTCGCGGGCCAGCAGGCGCAGCCACGGGCGGGCCAGGCCGATCACCACGGCGGCCTCGGGGCCCTTGCCCTGTACGTCGCCGAGCGCGAAGCACCAGCGGCCGTCGCCGGCCGGGAAGAGGTCGTAGAAGTCGCCGCTGGGTCCGCCCTTGTCGCAGGGCTCGTAGACGAGGGCGCTGTGCACGCCGGGGATCTCGGCGACGGCGCCGGGCAGCAGTCCGCGCTGGAGTACGGCGCTGATGGTGGCCTGGCGGGCGTACTGGCGGGCCGCGCCGATGGCGAGCGCCACCCGGCGGCCGAGGTCCTCGACGAGCCCGGTGATCTCGTCGGGGAAGCGGAGCAGCCCGGAGCGTCCGATGACGAGCGTGCCCAGCGGACGGCCGCCCGCGATCAGCCGGTACGCCAGTGCCGAGCCGTGCTCCGCGCGCGGGCCGAGCGCGTCGCCGGGCCAGGGGTAGGGGACGGGGCCTGAGCGGACCGGATCGGGGGCGCGCGGCGGGTCCTTCTCCAGGGCCCGGCGCAGCTCCTCGATGCGGTTCTCGCTGCTGTGCCAGACGCGGGCGAGCCGGGGCCCGGTTCCGGCGACGCCCTCGGACCAGCCTCCGCGGCCCATGACCTCGTCCTCCAGCCACACCGCGCACCACTCGGCGAGGCGCGGCACGATCAGCTGTCCGGTGAGCGCGGCGACCAGATCCTCGTCGAGCTGTCCGGCGAGCAGGTCGGAGGCCTCGGCGAGGAAGGACAGGGCGCCCCGGTTGAGCCACTCCCGGT
This genomic window from Streptomyces sp. DG2A-72 contains:
- a CDS encoding ATP-binding SpoIIE family protein phosphatase yields the protein MGAIPMQRETDPRASDAPAHESGYRSAEVSTTLCGSPLAPGAARALLHAALAEWTELGLPGTEHVTERLADDAVVVVSELVTNAVVHAGTDVGLVCRLEAPTGDLVVEVTDQHPSRAPRDSDSEPPYETPEYGRGLRLVATLAEDWGVTYRRSAKTLWARLPAEAPGAYAGECSLRVADFLAPEPQQAERDREWLNRGALSFLAEASDLLAGQLDEDLVAALTGQLIVPRLAEWCAVWLEDEVMGRGGWSEGVAGTGPRLARVWHSSENRIEELRRALEKDPPRAPDPVRSGPVPYPWPGDALGPRAEHGSALAYRLIAGGRPLGTLVIGRSGLLRFPDEITGLVEDLGRRVALAIGAARQYARQATISAVLQRGLLPGAVAEIPGVHSALVYEPCDKGGPSGDFYDLFPAGDGRWCFALGDVQGKGPEAAVVIGLARPWLRLLAREGYRVADVLDRLNQLLLDDATEAADAAARVLVAAGGRPDDGPQTRFLSLLYGELAPFDGGVRCTLASAGHPLPLLLGPDGSVRTAARPQTLLGVVEDETYTSETFELRPGDTLLCVTDGVTERRSGSRQFDDGDGLAEALTGCAGLGAELIAERIRRLVHEFGGRPPEDDLALLVLQAE